CTCCAAGTTTTTGTGAACAGCTTGTCTTCGGTGGATTACTGCTTTTCGTTTCACTATTGCCATGGTGCCTTCCATTCCACTCTTATTTCGTCTCTTAAAGAAGGTTCCCACTTTCTTCACAGGGAGTTAAAAAAGAAGTTGTGCAGTAGAAAGTTGGCCTGCACTGCTGTGCGTaggcaataaataaaaaaagggttgACTGACAGGATGCTGTAGAAATCTGCTGCATTGCACTGTACTAAAAAGTAATTTGGCGACAAGTAATTACCTGTGTATTTTTgaatcaaacaaacatctgcctGAACAGCAGAAAACTGCCCGTCAATGTGTACATACTGTGCTGCCATTAGACACTCGTTTTCAGTGACACTACTGAGCAGGGTTTGGACACTTTCAGGCGATGACTGTCAATCTGTTGCACTGCAGGGTCCATCTGTTTgtaatgggattttttttagtCCCAAACAGGACTGCTGTTTTCAAAAAAACTCCCAAGCAGGGTTGGTATAAACATGACTGTAGACAGTTCCCACTGCCaatgtgatgtgtgatgtgACAGGCTACTCTGACAATAaggttaaatataaaaaaaacaaaagacgtCCCTGTTTGTGGAATATGATCAGAGAATAGTATACAGAAGAATGTCCTAATGTTGGACATCAGGACAGTTTTCATACATATATTCatgctttttaaagattttactACACCTTTAGGAGGCAGATCGTCAGAGCATCttttcccagaaaaaaaaagactgatgaATGATTATGCCAAGATGTAAAATTGGCATATTAACAGGTGATACAATGTGTCTCGAAGGGGCTATGAATGTCAGTAGATTAGACTGTAATATTATATCTTATTTAATATGGACACAGttaggcctctctctctccaaacaGAGTCAACAACCAAGCCTTTCATTTCATAAAACAGAGCCAGGGTGATAATATGATATGACAGTGGGTAACAATGACCGTGCTGTAGCTCCAAGGTAGGCaaacaaagacttttaaaaaggaaattattCCCAGTTGGCAGATACCATTCGAGGAAGAAAATAGAGAAGGAAGATTGATCAGCCTGATATGACACCTCCATGAGCATAAGGTGTGATGGTTTATTGTCAGATATATCTGATGTCCTGTTTGTATCTGTTGAGTCTCAGTGCCTGCTGCAGATCAGAGGCCTGTACTACTAAGCAAGACAATCAGCAATGGAGGTTACTTCAGGGTTTACTCTAGGTTTAAAATAGTATGAAGGTGATTTACTTTTTATCTAGgtagatcaccatggtaacttggggttagggttagggctaacCAACCAGGTGTCTTGATGATGGAGATCTATAAGTTGATTGTGAGcgggaaggaaggagagagccTGAAACACTTTCCAGTATGGTTTTTCATACAAATTATATGATCATGAAATATATTATTAAAGCTCGACTGTTATCGTCTTGCAACAGAGACTAAACAAGCACTGAAGCCTTCAACTTGTTGTCCATATGATAATTAAGCATATTTACCACTTCCAATTACAGTATGTGTTCTTATCCATTCTTTAAAGCCCCGTAGCTCTCTGTACACCACCAGTGCGGCAGCTGAAAAGTTACATCTTAAGCTGTCAGACACACCACATATGAGAAACTAATTAGTTTAAGGGAAGAAACGGGGGATATAATATTCAGATCTATTGAGCACCAATGATGATTTTATAAGTCTTAATTTGcagggagttaaaaaaaaaaacacagtcagcATTTTTTGACACTTGTTCTTCCTGCATTTGTTGCTGCAACTGTGCTGAGTCTGGATTATGTGCTTAACGTCACACTTTTCcaattttctctttatttgctCGAAGTTTGAAAAACATAACAATGTACTGACGTCAGATTTGTTCATGATACGATACGGTTATTCAAAGCTCACAACACCTCCTTTTTTGTTTCGACTCAATGAAAACTCTGGGTTGATTTATCAAGATGATAACCAGCTTCATGCGACTGTTTAGGCTGATCTTCTTTGTTAGGGTTAGTGAAGCTAGATAACTGAGTATGCTGAACTGGCTTCATAGTGGAGGTCCCGGATCAAATCTGCTTTGGGATCATAATTATGTTAAAGTTTAGGAACTCAAACAATCAGAACAAATAATATCCTCCCTCAGAGCATCAGAGGGAAAGTGCAGAGTTGTGATGCTGTATCACCTTTCCAACCTTTAGAAGGTTGGAAAATCTATTCAGACTATCTCTGCTCATCATGTATATTTTCTCTCTCCTATGTCTGTTAGAAAACGGAAAATAAACAGAGGCCTTACTCTCATACACCAGTAGAATGCAAATGTGCTCCCAAATAGGCTCAATTTCCCATTCTGACTTCATTATAAACTGTTAGCGAGAAGGTCAGAGGGTGGAGAGTCCTGCTGAACTTAATGAATCATTGAAATAAACTGCAGTCCACAGAAACGGTCGTCAGTATAGCCAACAGTATATAGCCACTGTAAAATAAGGGTGTTTATGTGTGCGAGTGTTTACGATTGAAGTGTCTGATAGGGACTGCAAAGCTCCATTACAAATAGAGACGCAAAAAACTCATCACGAGTTCATGGATATTTGTAAGAGGGGGAGGAAACGGAGGAGGAGTAGCTGGGAGTGTTAGATGCCTTAACCGGCGATGATAAACGAATTCAAATTCTGCTGGAATTGGAGTTATTGGTTTCAAAGGGAAGAAGATTAAATGCATCATGGAAATCTGCAAGGATTATATTCAGGGCATGCTAAAATCCTTCCAGAtttgagtaaataaacacaactgaTTGGCAAGCATAAAGAAAAGGACTGAGGAAAGTGGTGTCAAAATGGAACTGAAATGTTCTTGAATGCATATGCATGAGGAAACTTTCGACTCAAACACATCTTTCATGTCAAATATGGAAACTATGTTCAATGTCAAATCCAACCATTCCAATTATCATGCAGTAACTTTATGTGTATAATATGCAGCTTTAAATTTCATACTTGCTATGCTCTTTGCCATGCATAATGCAAAGAGTTGGATTAaggcattttttaaataatattcatTAAATCACTGCACATGCTCCTTGGAGAACTTTCTTTCTGTCAAACGGGATGTCAATGTGAGGCATGGCATCTTTCACAAAGCTATTCATTGCAGACaattaaaactgttttgttttctttccgtACCTCACAGGAAACATGGTGAGCAAGGAGGGTGGCAAATGCATGCTCACCAACTCAGAGTCTGACTCGGAAGCAGCGCCCCTACCGTCCACCTCGCTCGCACTGGAGGTGAAGTGTTCCCTGGAAGCCAGTCgacaggtgaggaagaggaacaAGGCCCTGCAAGTGCGTTTCAAGGATATCTGTGAGGCGCAGAACGAGCAGAGGGAGGCGGAGTTGCAAGCGGCGGGGAGAGGTGGCAAGCCGCTATCGTACAAAGTGGCATACCGAAGGTACATGACTGTCCCCGCCCGCAGATCCATCCCAAATGTTACCAGGAGCACCGGCGTACAGACGTCGCCCGACTTGAAAAAACGCTATCAGACCTTTCCGTTCGAGCGCAAGAAAGGCCACACCTTTAAACACGTGGCTGCCGTGGAAACTTATAAAGGTCAGAATAACGGTTTTGTCATGGAGGTGAAGCAGTCCAAGGCTGCAGAGCAGGGTgtagatgaggaggaggagggagcctGTGGGGGGAGTGGAGTCcggaggaccagggctctgctcCATACTAATGAGTGCGTTGCCACAGTGGAGCAGCACACTGCACCTGATGGCCTGTGCTCTGACGCTCTGCTGCTCGCTtgctctgcagacacagactgccttgcagacacacagagaggaagaggagcccAGGCGGAGTACCAGCTCTGCAGTGTCCCATCTAAAGCCCGGACAGGATTACAACACACAGAGGCCGACACAGACCGTTTGACCAGGAGGCAGCTGCTAAATCTGGAGGAGGGCTCGTCCCGAACCCTGCCGGACAGGGCCTCCAAGGTTACAGGCCCCATTGCCTGGAACTCGCTCACCCAGGTGGAGTGTCTGGACAGCCCGTCTGTGCGGAGCAAGCGGAAGAAAGCGCTGCAGCTCAACGGGCTGCAGAGTGAAACGCTACCACGCTCCAGCAGAGGCTGTACGACAC
The genomic region above belongs to Labrus bergylta chromosome 21, fLabBer1.1, whole genome shotgun sequence and contains:
- the insyn2a gene encoding inhibitory synaptic factor 2A, whose product is MVSKEGGKCMLTNSESDSEAAPLPSTSLALEVKCSLEASRQVRKRNKALQVRFKDICEAQNEQREAELQAAGRGGKPLSYKVAYRRYMTVPARRSIPNVTRSTGVQTSPDLKKRYQTFPFERKKGHTFKHVAAVETYKGQNNGFVMEVKQSKAAEQGVDEEEEGACGGSGVRRTRALLHTNECVATVEQHTAPDGLCSDALLLACSADTDCLADTQRGRGAQAEYQLCSVPSKARTGLQHTEADTDRLTRRQLLNLEEGSSRTLPDRASKVTGPIAWNSLTQVECLDSPSVRSKRKKALQLNGLQSETLPRSSRGCTTQAQCHTGQLSARPLRVIGEPLSPCSGVGAVGATPDQPQEVCKQIVPMNKDGDVKAQLQAMENLISSSQETIKVLLGVIQELEKGEAHREGLTYRTGQDTANCDTCRNSACIIYSVELDFKLQEDKLQPLMKRLCPTDDTHFPPLTYPQEAFTSTPKRKSKADSKKHARWKLWFL